GGTCGCCCGCATCGGCCGGGTGTGCGGCGAGGGGCACGCGGCGAGCGAAGCCTGCGCCGACGTCCGCTCGGAGCGCGCGACCTTCGCCTGCCGCGAGGGCCACGCCAAGTCCGACGCCTGCACCGAGGCCCGCGCCGCCCTCCGCCGCTCGCGCGCCGCGCAGGCCGAGGCGCGTGCCGCATCGCCGTCGCGCAAGTCGTCGGCCTCCACGACCAGCGCGCGCCGCAAGCACGCGAACTAACCGGACGCGGTCACGCACCGCGGCATCGCACTCCAGACGGCCCCCGGCGAGACGCTTCGCCGGGGGCCGTTTTTCCGCGTCCGCGAAAATGGCTTTTCGAGCGCGGCAGATGGCGCTCCGGGCGGCGGACCTGCTCCGTGGGTGGGTCTGCGGCTTGCGGCAGGGGGCCCCGCCGATTTTTCGGAAGAGGTTGCAGGGGCACCTCTTCCACGTTCCACCAAGTCCCGGAGGGATCCATGAAGCTGAACCGCATCGTGCCGCTCGCCGCCGCCGTCGTCGTCTCCGCCGCGGCCACGCAGGCGCAGGGCCAGACCACCACCGGCAGCGGAAGCGGCACCGGCCAGGGCACCACCACCTCGACCACCAGCAGCCGCGGATCGACGACGACGCAGAGCACGACCAACGCGTCGCACAGCGGCACCACGCGCTCGCGCACCGGCAGCACGACGGGCACCACCACCGGCCCCGGCGGTCCCGGCGCCGCCCGCAACGGCAGCCAGACCACCGGCAGCGGCTCGGGAACCGGGAACGGCTCGGGAATGAGCGGAAGCGGCATGAACGACGGCGGGATGAGCGGCTCCGGCAATGGGAACGGGATGAGCGGCTCGGGCCAGGGCGACGTGAACAACGGCGCGGCCAGCGGCTCCGCGAACGGCACCAGCGGCAGCCGCGCCCGCCACATGCGCGTCCGCAAGGACGGCTGACGCGTCACCGCTTCGCGTTCGCAGCGAAGCAACTCCAGGCGAGCCCGGCCCGTCGGCCGGGCTCGCCGCGCGCGGAGGATCGCCGGTGAAACGACATCCGCCGTACTCGCGAGATGTACGTCCTTGGGATCTGCCGGAGATGTGGGAGGGAGATGCGTGGGGGCGAGGCGTCGGCGGTGGTGCGCGGATGCGATAAATCGCACCCCTACCTGTGGATAGGCTTGTTCGTGAGGGCGGAGATGATCGGCATTGTGCGGATCGCGGTGGCGGTGGCGGTGGCGGTGCTGACGGCGTCGAGCGGGTGCTCGGGCGCAGCGTCTGGCGCGGCCCGGGCGCGGGAGGTCGCGACGGCCGATTCATCGTCTGCGGCGCGGTCGCTGTGGGCGGACACGCTGGCGGGGGTGCGGCTGGATTCGGTTGCGGCGGCGGACAGCGCGGCGGCGGCGCGCGACTCGGCCGCGCAGCCGCCGGTGGCGGAAGCGCGGCGGATCGTGGTGTCGCTGGAGCGGCGGCGGCTGTGGTGGATAGACGGGGAGGACACGCTTCTCACCACGCCCATCGCGGTGGGCAAGTCCGAGCGGCTGCGTTTCGGGAAGCGCGTGTGGGCGTTCGACACGCCCACGGGCTACAGGCGCGTGATCGCCAAGGGGCGCGACCCCGTGTGGACGCCGCCGGAGTGGCACTACGCCGAGCTGGCGCGCGACAGCTCGCTCGCGCTGGTGCACCTGCGGCGCGGGCGCGACGTGCCGCTGGGCGACGGCAGCGTGATGGAGGTGCGCGGCGACCGCGTCGGCCGGGCGATGCCGGACGGGACGTGGGAGGAGATGCCGCCGGACGAGGAGGTCGTCTTCGGCGACACGCTGTTCGTGCCGCCGGAGGGGACGGTGAACCGGCGCGTGGAGGGGGAGCTGGGGCGCTACAAGCTGGAGTTGGGCGACGGCTACATGATCCACGGCACGCGCGACTCGGCATCCATCGGCCGGGCGGCGACGCACGGATGCATCCGCGTGCCGGCCAAGGGCCTGGCGTACCTGTACCGGCACGTGCCGGTGGGCGCGCAGGTCTACATCTACTGACCGCGCTCCATCTCGTCCAGCACGCCGGCGGGGATGCCGTTCACCGCGCCGTACTTCTCACGGTAGATGGCACGCGCCAGGCTCGCCACGTCCGGCGCCTCGCCGCCGCCGCGGAACATGAGCGACATGGGGATGCGGTGGATGCCGTCCACCGGCGGCTGCACGTATCGCCCCGGCAGCACCCGCCCGCCGCGCGCGAGGAACCACCGCACCCGCCGCTCACGCATCTCCCGCTCTTCCGCGGATGCGGCGTCCATCACGCTCTCCACCTCCCACACCAACCCGCGCGGCGTGAGCCCCATCTGCCGAACCCGCTCTTCTCCCACGTGCTGCACGTGGTCGAGCAGCGCGCCGCCCACTCCCCCGCCCCGCCGCGCCGGGTCCGTCGCGAGGTAGACGCAGAACACGACCGCGGGCGCACGAAGCACGTGCAGCGTGGCGATGCCCACCGTCTCGCCATCCACCACCTCACGGATGGCGGCGCCGACGCCCAGCCGCATCGCCGCGACGATGGCCTCGCGCGGCTCGCGTTCGGGAGATGGGAAGCAGCCTTCGTAGATGCGCCACCAGGCGGCATCGGCGAGGAGGGCGGGTTCGGTGAGCGTCTGGGGCATGGGGGCCCTCACCCGGCTCGTTCCTCGCCTGCCCTGAAAAGAAAGTGATCTTCGCGAAATCACCGAAATGGTGATGTAGCAACACTTTCATCCGCTAGGGTGAGCGAAGCTCGTGGACGACTCTCCCGCAAGCGGGAGAAGGAACGGGGCTGGCGTGGCCTGGGGTCGTAGTGGGTCAAGGCGGCCTCCTCGCTCCTGCAGCGATAGCGACTCGCGCTGCGCGCTGCGGGAGGGCGGGTCGAGCGAGATCGGTGCGGACGGCTACCCACCTCGTCCGCAGGATCGCCGCATTTCCGAGCCGGGCGTTTCTATCCACCCGGACGAAGGCGATGCGTCTATCGAAACGCGAGGCTGGTGCGGCAGCAGGCCACGCCGGTGGCCTTCGCGCGTTTGTAGCCCCGCGGGTTTACCCGCCAGGGCGGTGCCGCCGCGTCGATTCTAGCGGCTCGCGTCGGCGGCGGCGCATCTCCGGATGTCCATCTCCCCGCGCGTGCTTTCGGGCCGCAGTCCGGCCATGTATCTCACGAAGCGCATCTTCCGCCGCACATCTCCTGACACACGAACGGCGCTGGAGCTCTCGCGAGTCCCGCGCCGTTCGCCGTTCATCTGACGTCCAACGTCTACCATCTCGCCCGACGTGACGGGAACGTCAGCCCGTCGCGGCGAGGAGCGGGTGGGCGGCGCCCCAGCCGGGGATGGCCTCGAAGACCTTGAGGGCGAAGGCGACCTTGCCGAACGGGGCGCTCACCTGGACGCCCTGGATCATGGGCAGCGCCTCGGCGAGCATCTCCTGGGCGATGAGCGTGCCCTCCTCGGCGCCCTGCTCCTTGCCGAGCGCGCTCGCCCGCCGCATCCGGTCCAGAACGGCGTCCGGGATGACCACGCCGGGCACCTCGTTCGCCATGAACTCGGCGTTGCGCGCGGACGTGAGCGGCCAGATCCCGGCCACGATAGGGATGCGGATCCCGTCGCGGTCGATGCGGTCCACGAACTTCCGCAGCTGCGCCAGGTCGAACACCGGCTGGGTGATGGCGTACTCGGCGCCCGCCTCCACCTTCCAGTAGAAGCGCTTCATCTCGTGCTCGAAGTCCTCGGCTCCGGGGTTCACGCCAACGCCCACGACGAAGCTGGTGGGCTCGCCCAGCACGTTGCCGCCGGGATCGAGGCCGCGGTTGAGCCGCGTCGCCAGGTTCGTGAGCCCGATGGCGTCGATGTCGAAGACCGCCGTCGCGTCCGGGTACGGACCCATCTTGGGCGGGTCGCCGGTGATGAACAGCATGTTGCGCAGCCCCAGCGCCTGCGCGCCCAGCAGGTCCGACAGCATCCCGAGGAGATTGCGGTCGCGGCAGCAGTAGTGGATCACCGGCTCGATCCCCACCTTCTGCTGGATGAGCAGCGCCGTGGCCAGCGCGCCCATGCGGCTCTGCGCGCGCGGGCCGTCGGGCACGTTCACGCCGTCCACGCCGGCGGCCTTCAGCATCTCCACGCCCTTCAGCATCTCCGCCGGGTTGCTGCCGCGCGGCGGCACGATCTCCACCGTGGTCAGGAACTCGCCGCGGGCCAGCTTGGCGCCCCACTCGCTGCGCTGCTCCAGCGGCACCGGCTCCAGCGCCTTCGACGCGCCGCCGTCGCCGCCGTCCGCTTCGGTGCCGACCGCGAAGATGCGCTTCTCGCCGCCGGGGGCCAG
The sequence above is a segment of the Longimicrobiaceae bacterium genome. Coding sequences within it:
- a CDS encoding L,D-transpeptidase, with translation MIGIVRIAVAVAVAVLTASSGCSGAASGAARAREVATADSSSAARSLWADTLAGVRLDSVAAADSAAAARDSAAQPPVAEARRIVVSLERRRLWWIDGEDTLLTTPIAVGKSERLRFGKRVWAFDTPTGYRRVIAKGRDPVWTPPEWHYAELARDSSLALVHLRRGRDVPLGDGSVMEVRGDRVGRAMPDGTWEEMPPDEEVVFGDTLFVPPEGTVNRRVEGELGRYKLELGDGYMIHGTRDSASIGRAATHGCIRVPAKGLAYLYRHVPVGAQVYIY
- a CDS encoding GNAT family N-acetyltransferase, with product MPQTLTEPALLADAAWWRIYEGCFPSPEREPREAIVAAMRLGVGAAIREVVDGETVGIATLHVLRAPAVVFCVYLATDPARRGGGVGGALLDHVQHVGEERVRQMGLTPRGLVWEVESVMDAASAEEREMRERRVRWFLARGGRVLPGRYVQPPVDGIHRIPMSLMFRGGGEAPDVASLARAIYREKYGAVNGIPAGVLDEMERGQ
- a CDS encoding bifunctional homocysteine S-methyltransferase/methylenetetrahydrofolate reductase produces the protein MPDFRELLQDGRPHLFDGAMGTMLYARGVYINRSYDELNLVQPELVADVHRAYARAGAEVLETNSYGANRLKLAKHGLDGRLHEINVRAAEIARGAAGGRACVAGAIGPLGLRIEPYGPTSVDEARELFREQAAALLEGGVDLFILETFSDLEEIRRALEAVKGLCDLPVVAQMVIREDGRTPYGTEATVLAERLSEWGADVVGLNCSVGPHAMLQVVEQMAGATTHPISTQPNAGLPREVDGRMIYMASPEYMATYAARLIRKGVRIVGGCCGTTPDHIARMRDAVRMLAPGGEKRIFAVGTEADGGDGGASKALEPVPLEQRSEWGAKLARGEFLTTVEIVPPRGSNPAEMLKGVEMLKAAGVDGVNVPDGPRAQSRMGALATALLIQQKVGIEPVIHYCCRDRNLLGMLSDLLGAQALGLRNMLFITGDPPKMGPYPDATAVFDIDAIGLTNLATRLNRGLDPGGNVLGEPTSFVVGVGVNPGAEDFEHEMKRFYWKVEAGAEYAITQPVFDLAQLRKFVDRIDRDGIRIPIVAGIWPLTSARNAEFMANEVPGVVIPDAVLDRMRRASALGKEQGAEEGTLIAQEMLAEALPMIQGVQVSAPFGKVAFALKVFEAIPGWGAAHPLLAATG